From one Phytohabitans houttuyneae genomic stretch:
- a CDS encoding calcium-binding protein, with translation MRARARAALWVVAGLIAAGTASAVGAPAQAVDVCDVDFGLYIAGTESADYLVGTSGPDLIRGYGGDDVIEGGGGNDTIIGGPGNDLLIGGPCDDTIKGNEDNDQLVGFDGDDEINGNLGDDLILGGPGADTIDGGQGNDECSDEPSTDVSYIIYLINYVPTYPC, from the coding sequence ATGAGAGCACGCGCGAGGGCGGCACTGTGGGTGGTCGCTGGTCTGATCGCGGCCGGTACCGCGTCGGCGGTCGGTGCGCCGGCGCAGGCGGTGGACGTCTGCGACGTCGACTTCGGCCTGTACATCGCGGGCACGGAAAGCGCCGACTACCTTGTCGGCACCAGCGGCCCGGACCTGATCCGCGGCTACGGCGGCGACGACGTCATCGAGGGGGGCGGCGGCAACGACACGATCATCGGCGGGCCCGGCAACGACCTGCTGATCGGCGGGCCCTGCGACGACACCATCAAGGGCAACGAGGACAACGACCAGCTCGTCGGCTTCGACGGTGACGACGAGATCAACGGCAACCTCGGCGACGACCTGATTCTCGGCGGGCCCGGCGCCGACACGATCGACGGCGGGCAGGGCAACGACGAGTGCTCGGACGAGCCGTCCACCGACGTCAGCTACATCATCTACCTGATCAACTACGTGCCGACCTATCCATGCTGA